From the Companilactobacillus ginsenosidimutans genome, the window CAAAAGTCCAGGTCACCAGAAAAGTCAAAGTATCCAAGGCATCCACCATAAATACCACGTTTCTGGCCTTCAAGTTCAGAAATAATCTTCATAGCACTAATTTTGGGTGCTCCAGATAAAGTTCCCGCAGGCATAAGCGATTCAACAATATCAACACTAGATTTGTCTGGGTCAGCAAGACTTTCGACGGTTGAACCCATGTGCATGACATTGCTGAAGTAAAGCAACTTGCGAGTACGTGTAACTTTTACTGATCCAAATTGGCTAACCCGACCAAGATCATTACGCCCCAAATCAATCAGCATATTGTGCTCTGAAAGTTCCTTGGTGCTGTGAGTCAATTCATAGGCCAACTTTTCATCTTCTTCAGCAGTTTTGCCACGACGACGAGTACCAGCAAGAGGATAAGTGAATAACCTGTCATCATGTTTGGAAATTAGCGTTTCAGGGGATGAGCCAACAGTTTCAAAGTCACCATGTTTGTAGAAAAATTGATATGGAGCAGGACTGTCATGGAAGAGGGTCTTTGTAACTGAGAATAAACTTCCAGACATTTTCGCATTCTGTGGATTGGATAAGATCAATTGGAAAATATCACCGTCAACGATATGCCGTTTTGTCTGATCAACTTTTTCAGCAAATTCATCACGGTTAAAATGTAATTGCAATTTCGAAAGCATTTTGAATTTAGGAAGTTCTGCAGGATGGTTCTCAGACAGAATCAAGTCTTGTAATTCTTCCAGTTCGACAATTGTGTTTTCATAATGTTCAGTGAGTTTATCCGAAGAAACAATTTTTGATAGTGTGACTATGTGTGTTTTGTGGTTATAGGCAATCACTTTTTTGATGAGCAGAAAATCTGCATCATTCAAATTGTGTGGGTTATTCAAATGTTGGGGAAGAGTTGGATTTGCAAAACGAGCATAGTCATAACTCAAATATCCAGCCAATCCCCCCATGAATGGAGGCAGACTATCGATTTTGGGAATGCGGTATTGAGTCAAAATCTTTTCAAGATAAGGCTTCAACGCAGTTTCAGATTCATTAACAAGACCATTTTTTTCAACAGCAAGGATGCCATCTTTATAAGTTATCGTCTCTTCAGGATTGATGCCGATAAAACTGAATCCATCTTCATCTGGTTTGGGCTTTCCAGTGAATAAGAAACAAGGTCCAACTGCGTCGTTCAAATTTTTCGTCAGATCAATTGGGTCAAAATCATCCAGTTTAAAGTTGATCGTAACCGGTACAGCAGGGTAGTTCACACTAATTTTTTTAAGTTCATTCAAGTTCATAATTTTTCACCATCCAAATTTTTAATTTATAAATTAAATCTGGAAAGATTGCCATCGTTGTTCCATACTTTTTCCTCCAACAAAAAAATCCGCCCAAAACTTCAAATGAAGTTAAGGACGGATTTACCGCGGTGCCACCTTAATTTGACGGAAGAGAGTCTGACAAATAGACATCTGAACCATCACTCTTAGCAAGGAGCTAACACTCCTCTGACAACTGACGTGTGTCTGCACGTTTCTCCGTACTAGATTTCAGGAGAACCCTCGGTGGTCCATTTAACTGCTTGCGTTCGGTTGTATTCTCAGCAATAACAACTCTCTTTGCGTGCACGACAGTTTTGATCTCCACCTCATTGGTTTTGGGCGATTAGTTTAATTGAGATTTAGGATAGGCTGTTGAGAAGATTTTGTCAACAGCATTTTAGTTTTGTTGCTGGAAGACTGCCGCCCTCCGGTAAGTTTCGCAGGGGGCTGGAACGCTGTGATGCGATTTTGAGCTTTTGCAAGTTCGGCAAAATCTCAAAACTCGCATTTTTTGTAAGTGAGCCCTGTGGCTCACAAACAAAAACTCCACGGCTGAGCCCCCTGCAAAACTTACCTGCGGGCTCGGGTAGTAAACCAATCTCCCTTTTTTGTTTTTATTAGGTTCACTGCAGTTTTGGTGTTATGTATCTTTATTCAAAAACCCTTTGGCATTAGTTCGTATGTCAAAGGGTTAAAATCAAAACCCAGTTAATTGCGAATAGGATATGAAAATGATAGGTGTTTATCGCAAAAGAAAAGAGAAAACCTTAAAACAGATTTTCTCTTTTAAATTTATTATTTGTATTTTAGATGTTTAAAACTGTGTGTACACGAGGCTATTGATAGTAAAGGCCAAAATTCAAACCCTCTTAATCACGATTGTTGCCAAAAATCAGAATCAATCTTAGTAGTTGTAACGCCGATGTAAGTGCTGCTGCAACATATGTTAAAGCGGCTGCAGTTAGAACATGCTTAACCATCGGAACTTCGTCATTATCAAGCAAATCACCGGAAGCTAGGATGCTAACAGCTCTGCTTGAGGCATTAAACTCAACTGGCAATGTGACTACTTGGAACAACACTACTAGAGCAAAAAGCCAAATACCAATCATGATTAGTGTGTGGCTCATTCCAAAGATTACACCAGCAATGATTACTGGAAATGATAGGTTTGATCCTAAGTTTACTGCGGGTACGATTGCTGATCTTACTCTCATTGGCATGTAGTTCTTTTTATCTTGAATGGCATGTCCACATTCATGGGCCGCAACACCAATGGCTGCAACTGATGTTGAGCCAAAGGTTGATTCTGATAGGTTTAATGTTTTATCACCAGGATTATAATTGTCGGTTAATTTACCGGCAATTTGTTTAATCTCAACATTCTGAAGTCCTGCTGTGTCGAGAATGAAACGAGCAGCTTTTGCACCACTAATCCCTCTGCGGCTTGCGAATTGGTCGTATTTTTTAAAACTGTGATTAACGTACCAAGATGCCCACATACTGATGGCTAAACCGATGAAAATCAGTATGATTGTGGGATCCCAATAAAGTCCGTATCCGGTCATTTTCTACTTCCTCTTCAATTTAATATTTGCTAAATTATACCCGTTGGATGTGAAGAAATTGGTAACTTTTGTCGGATTTTCTTCAATTTCTAGTTCACTTAAAGAAATTTGTTCATTTACAAACATGTATAATCTCTCAATGATTTCATGTTCAAATTCATCAGAAATATCATCGTCAAATTTAGTGAAAAGTTTAGCTGAACTGTTATCAAAGTCAATAGATTTTATGGAAATCAATGCGTGAATCTTTTGTAACTTTTTGTCTTCAATAAACCAGTAGACACTTTGGTTTCTCATAGTTTCTTTAGCCGTTTCACTAATGAAGTCTGTGGTATGCGCGATATCTTCTTGCATGAATTCACTAACTTCTTTTAGTTTAAAATGGGATGGAAAATCCCAAATTAAATTTTCGGTAACCAATGGACGATAAGATTTCACTTTTATCATAAAACGAATTCACTTCTTATTTTTTATTTTTTCTTCACAATCCAAGTATAGAGAAGTTTAGGACAAAATGCTAAACAATGACAATTGATTAGCTTAAGACAAACAAATCTGCATATAAATAATTATGCAGAATGGGGTGCGTAAATAAACAAGTTAATTTTTTGCAATATATCTGAATCATCATGCATTAATGAGTGTTCAGCTTTGGAACCTGTAACAGGACAATCGATGTATTCTTTTACTCTTGGTTTTAAAATATATTCGATTGATTTAGCTGATGTGACCGATATATATTTATCGCTATTTGAATAGTCTTCAACATTTCCGTAAATATTTAATACTTTTAAATTTGTGGAAATGTTATTTCGATTTAGGT encodes:
- a CDS encoding anthranilate synthase component I family protein, coding for MNLNELKKISVNYPAVPVTINFKLDDFDPIDLTKNLNDAVGPCFLFTGKPKPDEDGFSFIGINPEETITYKDGILAVEKNGLVNESETALKPYLEKILTQYRIPKIDSLPPFMGGLAGYLSYDYARFANPTLPQHLNNPHNLNDADFLLIKKVIAYNHKTHIVTLSKIVSSDKLTEHYENTIVELEELQDLILSENHPAELPKFKMLSKLQLHFNRDEFAEKVDQTKRHIVDGDIFQLILSNPQNAKMSGSLFSVTKTLFHDSPAPYQFFYKHGDFETVGSSPETLISKHDDRLFTYPLAGTRRRGKTAEEDEKLAYELTHSTKELSEHNMLIDLGRNDLGRVSQFGSVKVTRTRKLLYFSNVMHMGSTVESLADPDKSSVDIVESLMPAGTLSGAPKISAMKIISELEGQKRGIYGGCLGYFDFSGDLDFCIGIRLAYRQNDNLVVHSGAGIVADSIAKNEYQEFNNKARNVVDALNKTNQTEVLS
- a CDS encoding zinc metallopeptidase, which codes for MTGYGLYWDPTIILIFIGLAISMWASWYVNHSFKKYDQFASRRGISGAKAARFILDTAGLQNVEIKQIAGKLTDNYNPGDKTLNLSESTFGSTSVAAIGVAAHECGHAIQDKKNYMPMRVRSAIVPAVNLGSNLSFPVIIAGVIFGMSHTLIMIGIWLFALVVLFQVVTLPVEFNASSRAVSILASGDLLDNDEVPMVKHVLTAAALTYVAAALTSALQLLRLILIFGNNRD